The DNA window CGGGAACTAAAAGATCTGCAGTCTCTTTGGCCAGCCCGGGATTTCCCGGAGCCGGATACTGTACATCGAACAATGCCTGTGGAAATCCCCCGAAATCATGGATAGTTTGCGGCAGATCCATAGCCGTTACCTTGGTTCCCGCAGTATACCAGTGGGCTGAAATACATAAAATGGCATTAGGCTTTGGTATTTCAGAAGCTGCTTTACGAAAGCCCTGTACAAATTGATTTTCTTCAATGGCATTCATGGGAGATCCGTGCCCCAGGAAAAGGACGGGCATTCTCTGTGTTGTATGGAAACCGCTGCTGAGGTTTTGAAGATCATTAAGGTTCATATCAGATGGAAAAGGTCCGGGAATTGGCTAATTCCCGGACCTTATTATTATGGTTGGAAAAATTATGCCTGTTTTACAAACTGCAGTTCACCTGCGATTTTCACATCATCACTTACCAAAACACCTCCTGCTTCCAGGGTGGCATTCCAGTTCAGACCGAAATCTTTTCTGCTGATTTTACCTTCAAAAGAAAATCCTGCCTTGGTATTTCCCCATGGGTCAACATTCACTCCTCCGAAATCTACATCTAAGGTCACCGGTTTTGTAATCCCGTTGATGGTAAGGTTTCCGGTAACCTCATCGCTCAAAGCCTGGGATTCAAAAGTAATCGTAGGATATTGTTCAGCATTGAAGAATTCCGCAGACTTAAGGTGGTTGTCACGGTCGGTATTATTGGTGAAAACAGAATCTGTCTTGATGGTTGCTGTTGTTTTAGCATTTTTAAAAGTATCGTCTTCCGCTTCAATCTGTGCGCTGAAATCGGTGAAGCTTCCTTTAACATTAGAAATCATCATGTGCTTTACTTTGAAAGTAATTTCACTATGCGTTGGGTCTAAATTCCATTGTGTTGCCATGTTTTTATATTTTTATGTTGTTAATAATGATACAAAGGTATCGTATCCGGTCACTACCATCCATTGATTTAAGATAAGAAATACTCAGTCAGGACTCTCAATTATTTATTGCCTATTACCTGTTAATCATTACCCATTATTCATTACTCATCAAGGCTTAGCCTCCTTTATTGGATATACTGTAATGGTAATCACTACAAGACATGTACCACACGCAGCATCTTTTATTTTAACATTTCTTAACGGATGGGTTTTATTTCTTATTTTTGAAGGATTCAATTTTATGCAATGAAGTTATATACGTTTTCTTTACTGATGCTGGCTTTGGGCGGTCCTGCAATGGCTCAGACCCAGAAATTTACGATGGCAGAAGCCGTAAACGGTTTAAGAACCAACCTTGCCGTGAAAAATATCTCACAGTTTTCATGGTCAGAAGATGGAAAATCCTATATTCAGACGGTTAAAGGCGGCTACCTGGTCACTGACCTGAAAACAAACCGGAGAGATACCCTGGTATCCCTTACCCAGCTCAATAAAAACCTTACAGATAAATTAAAGGCTGTTCCGCCAATCAGATTTACTGGCACTACCAAGGGATATTTCAGTTCCGGGGATCAGATGATGTGGGTAGAAAAATCCGGCAATGACTGGAAGGTAAAGAAAATGGTTGCCATGGATAAAGAAGCTTCAAACCAGAAGATGTTCGGGGATCAGCAGACAATTGCTTTTACGGTAAAGAACAATTTATTTGTTCATAAAAACGGAAAAACCATTGCGGTAACCCATGATACCGACGAAAATATCCTCAACGGTGCGGCCAATGTCCACAGGAATGAATTCGGGATCGATACCGGGATTTTTCCGGCACCTAATTCTGAGCAGGTCGCATTCTACCGCATGGATCAGACCATGGTAGCCGATTACCCGATTATCGACTGGTCTGTAACGCCTGCCGTCAATCACAATATCAAATACCCGATGGCAGGACAGACCTCCCATCAGGTCACTCTTGGCGTTTTCAATATCAAAACCCAGTCAACGGTATTTCTGAAAACAGAAGGTGAAAAAGACCAGTACCTTACAGCCGTAACCTGGAGCCCGGATTCAAAGTATATCTTTGTAGGCGTGCTGAACAGAGGACAGAACCACCTCAAAATGAATCAGTACGATGCGGCAACAGGAAACTTTGTAAAAACACTGTTTGAGGAAACCAGTGATAAATATGTGGAACCTCAGCATCCGCTTACTTTCTTCCCGAACTCCAATACAGACTTTATCTGGCAGAGCCAGAGGACAGGATACAATCATCTGTTCCACTACAGCCTGGAAAAAGGCCTGGTTGCCCAGATTACAAAAGGTGACTGGCTGGTAACCGATATTCTGGGTTTCAATGAGAAGAAAAAAGAAATTTATTTCGCTTCCACTAAAGAAACGCCGCTGGAAAAGCACCTGTATAAAATCAACTGGACAAATTTCAAGATGCAGCGTCTTGACAATGCCCCGGGTGTGCACACAGGAATTTTGAGCAGTGACGGCAATTACCTGTACGATACCTACAGCAACGCTACTACGCCAAGAACAGTCAATATCATCAATACCGGAACACTGAAAACCGATAATATCCTGACCGCTGAAAATCCGTTGAAAAACTACCAGCGCCCGGAAATTAAAAATGTAGAATTAAAAGCTGATGACGGGACGCCTCTATATGGTAAGATCATCCTTCCGACCCATTTCGACCCGAATAAAAAATACCCGGTAATCGTATACCTGTATAATGGTCCGCACCTGCAACTGGTGACCAATACCTTCCCGGCTTCCGGAAACCTTTGGTATGAATACATGGCACAGAATGGATACATTATTTTTACCATGGACGGAAGAGGTTCTTCTAACCGCGGACTGAAATTTGAGCAGGCCGTTTTCAGGAATCTGGGAACCACTGAAATGAACGACCAGATGAAAGGAGTCAACTACCTGAAATCGCTTCCTTATGTGGATGGAGAACGGATGGGGATTCACGGCTGGAGTTTCGGAGGGTTTATGACGACCAGCTTCATGCTCCGCCATCCTGAAGTCTTTAAAGTAGGGGTTGCCGGTGGACCAGTGATCGACTGGAGCATGTATGAAATCATGTACGGAGAGAGGTATATGGACACGCCACAGGAAAACCCGCAGGGATATGCAACAGCCAACCTGCTGGATAAGGTGCAGAACCTGAAAGGAAAGTTATTGATGATCCACGGTGCGCAGGATGATGTAGTGGTTTGGCAGCATTCCGTCAAATTCATCAAATCGGCAGTGGATAATGGTGTTCAGCTGGACTATTTTGTATATCCGGGACATCCGCATAATGTCATTGGTAAAGACCGCGTACATCTGATGCAGAAAGTAACGGATTATTTTGATCTGTATCTTAAAAAATAAATAGTATCATCCGGGCCGCAGGTCCGGATTTTTTATGCTGTAGGGAATAAGGATGTAGTATTGGATAGCTCACCTGTAGATGGCCCGTTCTTATCAAAGATCAATGGATTTGATGGCAGGGAGTTGTAATTTTGGCTAATCTAAAATCTAAAATCTAAAATCTAAAATCTAAAATATGGAATTAGGAATAGGAATGTTCGGGGATCTGGCATGGGACCAGTCTACCGGGAAATACCGGGATCCGGGAGTGAAGATCCGTGAAATCCTGGAACAGGTGAAATACATGGATGAGGTGGGAATTGATGTTTTTGCCATGGGAGAGCACCACCGTCCGGATTACGCCGTTTCTTCCCCGGAAATAGTTCTGGCTGCTGCGGCCAGCATCACCAAAAATATAAAGCTGGCCAGTGGTGTAACTGTTTTAAGTTCTTCCGAGCCGGTAAAAGTATATGAAGATTTCGCAACGCTGGACCTGATTTCCGATGGCCGTGCCGAAATTTATGTGGGAAGAGGAAGTTTCATCGAGTCTTTCCCGTTATATGGATATTCCCTGAATGATTATGAGGAACTCTTCGAGGAAAAGTTAGGCTTATTGCTGAAAATAAACTCTGAAGAAAATGTTACCTGGTCAGGAAGGCTCCGTGCACCGATGAAAAGCCAGACCGTCTACCCGAGAGCTAAAAATGGCGGGAAACTTCCGATCTGGAGGGCTGTAGGCGGTACGCCGCAATCTGTTCAAAGTGCTGCTGAGCTTGGAATGCCGTTAGTGGTAGCCATTATCGGAGGCATGCCTGTACAGTTCAGGAACCTGATTGAGTTTTACAAGCAGGAATACAAGAGGGCCGGGCATGATGTGGCCGAAATGCAGATTGCCGTTCATTCGCATACTTTCGTCAGCGATGATCCGGCAGTGATTGATGGCTATTTCCATAATTACAAGTCCCAGATGGACAGGATCGGCTCTTCCCGGGGCTGGGCACCGTATACGAAAATGCAGTACGAAGGCGGAAGAAGCAAAGAGGGGGCTCTGTTCATCGGCAGTGCCAAAGAAGTAGCAGATAAAATCACCTATCTGAAAGATATTTTCGGGATTACGAGATTTATCGGACATATGGATGTCGGTGATCCGTCGCATGAGATCATGATGAAATCAATCGAATTGTTCGGTAAAGAAGTGAAACCACTGGTGAAAGACCTGTAAGATCAGAAATGATGGAGCAATCTGTCGATATGAACACATCCCTTTGCAGAGCAAGTCTCCAAAGGGATTTTTTAGCTACTTCTCTGTGAAAAAGATCGAACTGACGATGCCGCAATGTTTGTCATATATTGATTTCTGCTTTCGTCAGTTCGAGTACGAAACGAGGTGAAGTGTATCGAGAACTTTTTGAAAAGGATGACACTTTTGTCTGCTATTCACCGGTTCTCGATACATTTTTCTCCGCCTTGCTGCGAAAAAAACTCGAACTGACGATGCCGCAATGTTTGTCGATCGATTTCTGCCTCCGTCTGTTCGAATACGCAACGAAGTGGGGTGTATCGGGAACTTTTTGAAAAGGATGACACTTTTGTCTGCTATTCACCGGTTCTCGATACATTTTTCTCCGCCTTGCTGCGAAAAAAACTCGAACTGACGATGCCGCAATGTTTGTCAGGATCGATTTCTGCCTCCGTCTGTTCGAATACGCAACGAAGTGGAGTGTATCGGGAACTTGTTGAAAAGGATGACACTTTTGTCTGCTACTCACCGGTTCTCGATACATTTTTCTCCGCGTTGCTGCGAAACACTAGGACGGCCAACACCATAATATCTGTCAGAAACTGCTTCCGATCTCCATCAGTCAGTCAGCATAACAGAGAGAAAAACCTGCTAACCCACAAATAATCCTTATTTTTACCGAAAAGTCATGGAACAGTCATCCAAAGATCCGCTGCACGGAAAACGCCTGGATACCATTCTTGAAGAACTTGTGGAATACTACAACGGGTTTGAAAAGCTGGGCGAACAGATTAATATCAGATGTTTTACCGATAACCCAAGCATCAGCTCATCCCTGAAATTTTTGAGGAAAACCGATTGGGCACGGGCAAAAGTAGAAAGCCTGTACCTCTTTGTACTGCGTGAAAAAAAGCGCAATGAAAACCAGGACAGGGCATAAAGGATTGTACAGCAAAGCGTTTCTTTCTCGGTATAATTTCGGTCAATGATTTCAAAAACAGTACCTTTGTAAGGTTAATCGTGAAAGATCACGAAAAAAGAAAAATTATGACAATCGAAAACAATCACGTTGTAGCGGTACGTTACATCCTTCACACCATCGAGGAAGATGGAAGCAAAACCCTTGTAGAAGAGACCACAGCAGAAAATCCGCTTACATTTTTATATGGTGTAGGAATGATGATCCCTAAATTTGAACAAAATATCCTTGGACTTCAGGCGGGTGATACCGCTGCCTTTACCATTCAGCCGGAAGAAGCGTACGGTGAAAGACAGGCTGATGCTATTGCTCAGCTTCCATTGGATATGTTCCAGGAATCAGGGATTCCTCCTGTAGGAGCTATCCTGCCATTGTCTGACAACCAGGGGAATAATTTCCAGGCTTTTGTGGTAGAAGTTACGCCGGAAGCTGTTGTTGCAGACCTTAACCATCCTATGGCCGGAAAAGTACTTGATTTCCAGGTGGAAATTTTAAATACACGTCCTGCTACAGAAGAGGAGTTGTCTCATGGCCATGCGCACGGAATCGACGGAAACGAAGCTCACTAATCTATATAATGTCCGGTTTTACCGGACATTTTTTTATGCTGAAAGTCTTGATCAAATATATTTCTCAGTGGAAATTCAGTCAGATTGTTTAGCATACCGGACATTATTTTATTCTGAAAATGTAGGTATTACCGGCCCGGACCTAGCCCGGATAGGAACGGTTACCCCGCAGCATGGAAGGGATCAGCGGCTGCGCGAGGAGTAAGAGTGGATAGCCGGAAACAGCTCCGTAAAATCAGAGATTCCTTGTGCTTTATATTATTGAATAAATATACCGCTCACATAAAACCAACGGTTCTGAACCATTCTGAAGGTTGATAATTCATGATGGATTTCCGGATGACCGTTTTCATCCGTATAAAAAGCTTTGAATTCCACTGTATCGGCAGCAGGCTTGTCCACAATTTCCAGTTTTGTCCAGGTATTGCGGTCTCCCCAATCCTGTAAATCTTTTTTGTTATGGTATTTTCTTTTGCTTGGAAGCGTGGTTTCCCAGAGGTAGTCTGCATTCGGGATGGCAAAAGCGGAAAACCTTGAACGCATCAGCGCTTCGGCAGTCGGAGCATCCTTTTCTCCGGTATGGTACGGCTTGCAGCAATCTTCATATGATTTTCCGGAACAGCAGGGACAGTTCATTTTTTTTTATTTAAACTACAAAAGTCCTAAATTTTCCTGGGAATTTAAAATTCAAATCAAAAATATGCTTTCTATTGAAGCAGCTTGTTCTTCTGGGTTTCAAATTCCTGGTCTGTAATGACTCCCTGATCATGAAGCTTTTTTAATTGAGTCAGCTGATCAATATTGGAATTGTTATTTTCAATGGTTCGCTGCTGGTCTGTTTTGTCTTTCGATAAGGCCCATATTAACGCTCCTATCCAGCCGATTAATGCCCAGCCTAAGAATAGATTTAAAGCAAAAATGACACCTGCATTTGATTTTTTTCTATTAAGGGCAATAAATGTAGGGATAAAGTAAATAGGGATGAACAGTAAAAGAATGAGTACATGTTGCCATGAGAGGCTTAAGATGGTTAGAGTGTTCATACTTACATAGGTTGGTTAGAATGATACAATGGGATATGTTATGTTCTAAATTTAAAAAGCATCCAGTTTTCTGGATGCTTTGTTTTATTTGATAAATCCTCTGTTTCTCAATAAAGGTTTGATATCCGGATCGTGTCCTGTAAAATCCCTGAAGGCCTGGTTGAGGTCTACGGAATTTCCTACTGACAGGATGTATTTCCTGAAGCGGTCGCCGTTTTCCCTGGTCAGCCCGCCATGGCTCATAATCCATTCCCACGCGTCGTTATCCAGGGTTTCAGACCATAGATAAGCATAATATCCTGCGGAATACCCGCCACCCCATATGTGGGCGAAATAAGGCGTATGGTATCTCGGCGGTACAGTGGCAAGTGTAAATCCGTGTTTTGCCAGTGACTGCTTTTCAAAATCCAGTACAGGGATCAGCTGGCTGTCGTTGGTTACGGTATGCCAATCCATATCCATTTCTGCTGCCGAAACCAGTTCTGTTGTCATATATCCCTGGTTGAATGTCGCCGCTTTTTTGATCTTATCCACCAAAGCCTGCGGAATCGGCTGCTTGGTTTCGTAGTGAATGGCGTAATTCTTTAATACTACAGGGTCCAGTGCCCAGTGTTCGTTGATCTGGGAAGGGAATTCCACAAAGTCCCTCGGCACATTGGTTCCTGAAAGTGAAGAATATTTCTGGCTGGCAAACATGCCGTGGATCGAATGTCCGAATTCATGGAAAATTGTTGATACATCATCAAAGCTGATCAGTGAAGGTTTTCCCGGAGCCGGTTTCTGATAGTTGTAGCAGTTGACAATGACAGGCTTGGTTCCAAGCAGGTAAGACTGTTCCACAAAATTGCTCATCCATGCACCTCCGTTTTTGGAATCCCGGGTATAGAAATCCAGGTAATAAATGGCAATGGATTTTCCGTCGTGATCGAAAACTTCATAGGTCACTACATCAGGATGGTATACCGGAAGGTCTGTCCTTTTCTTAAAGGTAAGCCCATAAAATTTTTCTGCCGCGAAGAAAACGCCTTTTTCCAGAACGGTCGTGATCTCAAAGTAAGGTTTGATCTGATTTTCATCCAGGTCGAATTTGGCTTTTCTCACCTGCTCAGCATAGAAATTCCAATCCCAGGGTTCTACTTTGAAGCCTCCTTTCTGCTGATCGATAAGGTCCTGGATGTCTTTGGCTTCACGTCTTGCCGTTTCCACTGCAGGCGTGGCTATCTGGTTCATCAGTTTTGTAGCTGCTTCCGGGGTTTTTGCCATCTGGTCCTGGAGCTTCCATTCTGCAAAGCTTTTCTTGCCCAGCACCTGAGCTTTTTTCAGCCTCAGTGCAGCCAGCTTTTCAATGGTTTCCCGGGTATCATTGGCATCTCCTTTTTCAGCCCTGGTCCAGGAAGCTTTAAACAATTTTTCCCTGGTAGCCCTGTTTTTCAGGTTCTGTAAAAGAGGCTGCTGAGTGGTATTCTGCAAAGCCAGCAGGTATTGTCCTTCCTTGCCGGCATTTTTAGCATCTGCGGCGGCAGCGGCAATTTCGTCTGCTGAAAGTCCGTCCAGTTCCTTCGCATCGCTGAAAAATACACCGCCCTGTTTTCTGGCTTCCAGCAATTTGTTGGAATACTGGGTAGATAATGAGGCGAGCTCCTGGTTGATCTGTTTCAGTTTTTCTTTATCCGCAGAAGAAAGGTTGGCTCCTGCAATTTCAAAATTCTGTTTGTAAAACCGAAGCAGCCTCTTGCTTTCGGCATCAAGGCCTGTATCCGTGATAGCCTGTATCCTTTTATACAGGTTTTCATTAAGGTACATTTTATCCGAATGGGCAGCAAAAACCGGTGCATATTCCTCATCCAGCGCCTGAAGGGTAGGGTTGGTGTTCGCACTCGTGAGATTGGAAAAAACAATCATCGCACGTTTCAGTACTTCACCACTTCTTTCAAGCGCTACAATCGTATTCTCAAAAGTAGGCGCAGCCGGGTTATCAGCGATCTTTATAATCTCAGCATCATGCTGCTTAAGCCCGAAATCGAAGGCCGGCTTAAAATGTTCATCTTTGATTTTATCAAATTCCGGGGCTTCATACTGCAGCGTACTTTTCTTCATAAAAGGATTGGATGCAAGGGAAGCCGGTACAGGAACTTCATGTTGGGTTTCAGTTGTCTTCATTGTTGTACAGGAATAATTAAATGCCAGAGCGGAAATTAATAATACCGATGAAATATTCTTCATAAACGCATTGTTAGTAAAGCATAAAGATATTAAAACTATTACATTAAACAAGAAGTGAAAGGCAAAGATTCTGCTGATGGGGCATTAAAAAGCTTCTCCGGAAAACCGGAAAAGCTTCTATTTTAAATTGTGGTATGTTCAGATGGGCTCCTATACTTTTTCTGCCTCGGTAACGGGTTTGGGCTTTGTCATCAACACAGCTCCGATCTCTATTGCTCCCAGGATAACATGCGGCAGGTACATTCTGTCACTGAATCCGAATAACCATGGAGAAACCAAAAGCAGTACTCCGGAGGCAAAGTCGAGGGTCAGGTGCGCTTTGAACGGGATCATCCGGACCATGGAGTACTCATAATCTGTAAACAGGCTGTATACCAATGTTGATGCTCCCAAAATTACAGGCAGGATAGTGGCTGCGGTATTATCGGCAAACCCTAACAGCCAGGGGGCGGCAATCAGGATCATACCCATCAGGTAATCTAATACGGCGTGGACTTTTGATGGAATCATAATCTTAATATTTGGTGGTGTGGTTTATTTTGTCCAATTATTATACCATTGGTTAGTATAATTTTAATTTAATTTTTAGTTTATATTTATGAATTATCATTAAAAAATAAAATTTATGAATTAGGCTGTGATCATCCATAAATAAATATCAGCAAAGGCAGTAATATTTTTAATATATTAGTTGTTATAATTATTGCCTGATTAATCATTAAAACAAACAGATCCATATGAATTCAAAAACTATTTTTATTTTTTCAGCTCTGGTCATGCTGGGTGCCTG is part of the Chryseobacterium camelliae genome and encodes:
- a CDS encoding YceI family protein, which translates into the protein MATQWNLDPTHSEITFKVKHMMISNVKGSFTDFSAQIEAEDDTFKNAKTTATIKTDSVFTNNTDRDNHLKSAEFFNAEQYPTITFESQALSDEVTGNLTINGITKPVTLDVDFGGVNVDPWGNTKAGFSFEGKISRKDFGLNWNATLEAGGVLVSDDVKIAGELQFVKQA
- a CDS encoding S9 family peptidase, which gives rise to MKLYTFSLLMLALGGPAMAQTQKFTMAEAVNGLRTNLAVKNISQFSWSEDGKSYIQTVKGGYLVTDLKTNRRDTLVSLTQLNKNLTDKLKAVPPIRFTGTTKGYFSSGDQMMWVEKSGNDWKVKKMVAMDKEASNQKMFGDQQTIAFTVKNNLFVHKNGKTIAVTHDTDENILNGAANVHRNEFGIDTGIFPAPNSEQVAFYRMDQTMVADYPIIDWSVTPAVNHNIKYPMAGQTSHQVTLGVFNIKTQSTVFLKTEGEKDQYLTAVTWSPDSKYIFVGVLNRGQNHLKMNQYDAATGNFVKTLFEETSDKYVEPQHPLTFFPNSNTDFIWQSQRTGYNHLFHYSLEKGLVAQITKGDWLVTDILGFNEKKKEIYFASTKETPLEKHLYKINWTNFKMQRLDNAPGVHTGILSSDGNYLYDTYSNATTPRTVNIINTGTLKTDNILTAENPLKNYQRPEIKNVELKADDGTPLYGKIILPTHFDPNKKYPVIVYLYNGPHLQLVTNTFPASGNLWYEYMAQNGYIIFTMDGRGSSNRGLKFEQAVFRNLGTTEMNDQMKGVNYLKSLPYVDGERMGIHGWSFGGFMTTSFMLRHPEVFKVGVAGGPVIDWSMYEIMYGERYMDTPQENPQGYATANLLDKVQNLKGKLLMIHGAQDDVVVWQHSVKFIKSAVDNGVQLDYFVYPGHPHNVIGKDRVHLMQKVTDYFDLYLKK
- a CDS encoding LLM class flavin-dependent oxidoreductase, translating into MELGIGMFGDLAWDQSTGKYRDPGVKIREILEQVKYMDEVGIDVFAMGEHHRPDYAVSSPEIVLAAAASITKNIKLASGVTVLSSSEPVKVYEDFATLDLISDGRAEIYVGRGSFIESFPLYGYSLNDYEELFEEKLGLLLKINSEENVTWSGRLRAPMKSQTVYPRAKNGGKLPIWRAVGGTPQSVQSAAELGMPLVVAIIGGMPVQFRNLIEFYKQEYKRAGHDVAEMQIAVHSHTFVSDDPAVIDGYFHNYKSQMDRIGSSRGWAPYTKMQYEGGRSKEGALFIGSAKEVADKITYLKDIFGITRFIGHMDVGDPSHEIMMKSIELFGKEVKPLVKDL
- a CDS encoding VF530 family DNA-binding protein yields the protein MEQSSKDPLHGKRLDTILEELVEYYNGFEKLGEQINIRCFTDNPSISSSLKFLRKTDWARAKVESLYLFVLREKKRNENQDRA
- a CDS encoding FKBP-type peptidyl-prolyl cis-trans isomerase; the encoded protein is MTIENNHVVAVRYILHTIEEDGSKTLVEETTAENPLTFLYGVGMMIPKFEQNILGLQAGDTAAFTIQPEEAYGERQADAIAQLPLDMFQESGIPPVGAILPLSDNQGNNFQAFVVEVTPEAVVADLNHPMAGKVLDFQVEILNTRPATEEELSHGHAHGIDGNEAH
- a CDS encoding YchJ family protein — translated: MNCPCCSGKSYEDCCKPYHTGEKDAPTAEALMRSRFSAFAIPNADYLWETTLPSKRKYHNKKDLQDWGDRNTWTKLEIVDKPAADTVEFKAFYTDENGHPEIHHELSTFRMVQNRWFYVSGIFIQ
- a CDS encoding superinfection immunity protein: MNTLTILSLSWQHVLILLLFIPIYFIPTFIALNRKKSNAGVIFALNLFLGWALIGWIGALIWALSKDKTDQQRTIENNNSNIDQLTQLKKLHDQGVITDQEFETQKNKLLQ
- a CDS encoding M3 family metallopeptidase, whose product is MKNISSVLLISALAFNYSCTTMKTTETQHEVPVPASLASNPFMKKSTLQYEAPEFDKIKDEHFKPAFDFGLKQHDAEIIKIADNPAAPTFENTIVALERSGEVLKRAMIVFSNLTSANTNPTLQALDEEYAPVFAAHSDKMYLNENLYKRIQAITDTGLDAESKRLLRFYKQNFEIAGANLSSADKEKLKQINQELASLSTQYSNKLLEARKQGGVFFSDAKELDGLSADEIAAAAADAKNAGKEGQYLLALQNTTQQPLLQNLKNRATREKLFKASWTRAEKGDANDTRETIEKLAALRLKKAQVLGKKSFAEWKLQDQMAKTPEAATKLMNQIATPAVETARREAKDIQDLIDQQKGGFKVEPWDWNFYAEQVRKAKFDLDENQIKPYFEITTVLEKGVFFAAEKFYGLTFKKRTDLPVYHPDVVTYEVFDHDGKSIAIYYLDFYTRDSKNGGAWMSNFVEQSYLLGTKPVIVNCYNYQKPAPGKPSLISFDDVSTIFHEFGHSIHGMFASQKYSSLSGTNVPRDFVEFPSQINEHWALDPVVLKNYAIHYETKQPIPQALVDKIKKAATFNQGYMTTELVSAAEMDMDWHTVTNDSQLIPVLDFEKQSLAKHGFTLATVPPRYHTPYFAHIWGGGYSAGYYAYLWSETLDNDAWEWIMSHGGLTRENGDRFRKYILSVGNSVDLNQAFRDFTGHDPDIKPLLRNRGFIK
- a CDS encoding SPW repeat protein, giving the protein MIPSKVHAVLDYLMGMILIAAPWLLGFADNTAATILPVILGASTLVYSLFTDYEYSMVRMIPFKAHLTLDFASGVLLLVSPWLFGFSDRMYLPHVILGAIEIGAVLMTKPKPVTEAEKV